One Luteibacter aegosomaticola genomic window carries:
- a CDS encoding TonB-dependent receptor — MTISKTLLCSSILFALTAVAHGQEAPPVANDPATPKTAQQKAAEKQAQQLQEVTVTGYRGSLEKAIDIKRNANAVVDAISATDIGKFPDTNAAESLSHLPGITVDRQFGEGEKISVNGTDAALNRVLLNGQTIASGDWGGNPTDTSGRTFNYSLLSPEIIGLMEVYKSPEARIDEGSIGGTVIIHTRKPLDLPANTLRGSLGYNYNDRSAQGNPRGSVLWSWKNADDTFGFLTSLTHDKENLSRAGIEFFGYTTGANITGNPAVTGDPNYANAKIPVGINSAYFQQTRERNGIQSTLQWRPDERNEFNLTGLYVKGKYDNFSESRYVCPGCGDLNKLTNINVANGYITSGTVSADTGNGQPYAELDANYRKTEVSTKSLNLRHDFNGDAWVFTSQVGYTSASGGKDPEYLMKYLLQNGGYDFGYDGRNTSVNYQNGSAANWGLPASPAGSPAGDTTLPGSNQAGGIYYEQTTDRERYAQFDASRDLEWGPINKIEMGVKYTNHFDGTQSRGNRLNTTDAISLLDFDPGTTPGGLFDGLHASGDLTDWPTASKGAVVSYLNSLPQGPYTLNYPAMFGVSEVTKDAYLQVNYESGPWRGNVGVRYVDTKDTSNYYVNSDGGSYQRVSNTTHYYKPLPSVNVAYDIDESKVLRLSVAKVIARPRYSDLAGATSLNGAATGNFTASAGNPDLKPYQSTNFDLSAEWYFAPASLLSVEGFVRKIDSYIVTTTTDRSITDPTTGLTNVYSVTSPVNASNAKVSGLSFIYQQDIGAGFGIQTNYTYSKATTHADSNGDTLNLPYLSKNTINIIPYYEHGPWSARINYSRRSPYFTQVGRLNSNVFSDAYKELDLSASYQVNEWMGVTLSATNLLDSTYYQYADIKYAPIGEYKSGRTYSMTLNFKL, encoded by the coding sequence ATGACGATCAGCAAGACCCTGCTCTGTAGCAGCATCCTGTTCGCGCTAACCGCCGTGGCCCACGGCCAGGAGGCGCCGCCGGTCGCGAACGATCCGGCCACGCCGAAGACCGCCCAGCAGAAGGCCGCCGAAAAGCAGGCCCAGCAGCTGCAGGAAGTGACGGTGACCGGTTACCGCGGAAGCCTGGAAAAGGCGATCGACATCAAGCGCAACGCCAATGCCGTGGTCGATGCGATCAGCGCAACGGACATTGGCAAGTTCCCGGATACCAACGCCGCCGAATCGCTCTCGCACCTACCGGGTATCACGGTGGACCGCCAGTTCGGCGAGGGCGAGAAGATCAGCGTCAACGGCACCGATGCGGCACTGAACCGCGTGCTGCTCAACGGCCAGACCATCGCCTCGGGCGACTGGGGTGGTAACCCCACCGATACCAGCGGCCGTACGTTCAACTATTCGCTGCTGTCGCCCGAGATCATCGGCCTCATGGAGGTCTACAAATCGCCCGAGGCGCGCATCGACGAGGGCAGCATCGGCGGCACGGTCATCATCCACACGCGCAAGCCGCTCGACCTGCCGGCGAACACGCTGCGCGGTTCGCTGGGCTACAACTACAACGACCGCTCGGCGCAGGGCAATCCGCGAGGCTCCGTACTGTGGAGCTGGAAGAACGCCGACGATACGTTCGGTTTCCTGACCAGCCTGACCCACGACAAGGAAAACCTCTCGCGCGCTGGTATCGAATTCTTCGGCTACACCACGGGCGCGAACATCACGGGCAACCCGGCAGTCACGGGCGACCCGAACTACGCGAACGCGAAGATCCCCGTCGGCATCAATAGCGCGTATTTCCAGCAGACCCGCGAGCGCAACGGCATCCAGTCCACGCTGCAGTGGCGTCCGGACGAGCGCAACGAATTCAACCTCACCGGCCTCTACGTCAAGGGCAAGTACGACAACTTCAGCGAATCGCGCTATGTGTGCCCGGGCTGCGGCGACCTGAACAAGCTCACGAATATCAACGTCGCCAACGGCTACATCACCTCGGGCACGGTGTCGGCCGATACCGGCAACGGCCAGCCTTACGCCGAGCTGGATGCCAACTACCGCAAGACCGAGGTCTCCACCAAGAGCCTCAACCTGCGCCACGATTTCAATGGCGATGCGTGGGTGTTCACCAGCCAGGTGGGCTACACCAGTGCGAGCGGTGGCAAGGACCCCGAATACCTCATGAAATACCTGCTGCAGAACGGCGGGTACGATTTCGGCTACGACGGCCGCAATACCAGCGTGAACTACCAGAACGGATCGGCCGCCAACTGGGGTCTGCCAGCCTCGCCGGCCGGATCGCCTGCGGGCGATACCACGCTGCCGGGTTCGAACCAGGCGGGCGGCATCTACTACGAGCAGACGACCGATCGCGAGCGCTATGCGCAGTTCGATGCCTCGCGCGACCTGGAGTGGGGACCGATCAACAAGATCGAGATGGGCGTGAAGTACACGAACCACTTCGACGGCACCCAGTCGCGCGGCAATCGCCTCAACACGACGGACGCCATCTCCCTGCTCGATTTCGACCCGGGCACCACGCCGGGCGGCCTGTTCGACGGCCTGCATGCCAGCGGCGATCTCACCGACTGGCCGACGGCCAGCAAGGGCGCGGTCGTCTCCTACCTGAACTCGCTGCCGCAGGGCCCGTACACGCTGAACTACCCGGCGATGTTCGGCGTCTCCGAGGTGACCAAGGACGCATACCTGCAGGTCAACTACGAGTCCGGCCCGTGGCGCGGCAATGTCGGCGTGCGCTACGTGGATACGAAAGACACCTCGAATTACTACGTGAACAGCGACGGTGGCTCGTACCAGCGGGTCTCGAACACCACGCATTACTACAAGCCGCTGCCCTCGGTGAACGTCGCGTACGACATCGACGAGAGCAAGGTCCTGCGCCTGTCGGTCGCCAAGGTGATCGCCCGACCACGCTATTCCGACCTGGCGGGCGCCACCTCGCTCAACGGTGCGGCCACGGGCAATTTCACCGCCAGCGCCGGCAACCCGGACCTGAAGCCCTACCAGTCCACCAATTTCGATCTCTCGGCGGAGTGGTATTTCGCCCCGGCCAGCCTGCTTTCGGTGGAAGGCTTCGTTCGCAAGATCGACAGCTACATCGTCACGACCACGACCGATCGTTCGATCACCGACCCGACCACGGGCCTGACCAACGTGTACTCGGTGACCTCGCCGGTCAACGCGTCGAACGCCAAGGTCTCCGGCCTGTCCTTCATCTACCAGCAGGATATCGGTGCCGGGTTTGGGATCCAGACGAACTACACGTACAGCAAGGCCACGACGCACGCCGACAGCAACGGCGATACGCTGAACCTGCCGTACCTGTCGAAAAATACGATCAACATCATTCCGTATTACGAGCACGGCCCCTGGTCGGCGCGCATCAACTACAGCCGCCGCTCCCCGTACTTCACCCAGGTAGGCCGCCTGAACTCCAACGTGTTCTCCGATGCGTACAAGGAGCTGGATCTCAGCGCCTCGTACCAGGTCAATGAGTGGATGGGCGTGACCCTCAGCGCGACCAACCTGCTCGACTCGACCTATTACCAGTACGCTGATATTAAGTACGCGCCCATCGGGGAATACAAGAGTGGCCGTACATACTCCATGACCCTTAACTTCAAGCTTTAG
- a CDS encoding alpha-L-fucosidase produces MRPRLTPLLALACLAFSCRSALARDNSPSSPTAPTATTQTPYTQDQAWQKASAKFAPARQAILAGVAAKVSDGPFRPDWASLKAYQSPAWYDDAKFGIFIHWGVYSVPAFGSEWYSRNMYQQGTKEFAHHVATYGPQSRFGYKDFVPLFKAEHFDADAWATLFREAGARYVVPVAEHHDGFAMYDSKLSDWTAVKKGPKRDVIGLLAKAIRGQGMHFGISSHRAEHDWFFDGGRHFDSDVNDPANAELYGPAVDHLSKHDEILADDWTYVSQAWLDDWLARTAEIIDDYHPDLIYFDWWIGHPTFRNTLPTLLSYYYNDGAKRDGVVVNYKLGDLPEGAGTLDIERGQLTGIHATHWQTDTSISNDSWGYVEHDTYKSPTFIIHLLADVVSKNGNLMLNIGPRADGTIPQGAQDTLRSIGAWLKVNGEAIYASKPWRVYGEGPTEVVGGTFQDTKTKPYTAQDFRFTTGNGKLYAIELGWPASGKVSVHALKAADKVNRVELLADGRDVPFTQDAKGLHLTLPTQPVGSDAYVYRITLAAPIKATP; encoded by the coding sequence ATGCGCCCACGGCTCACGCCCCTCCTGGCCCTGGCATGCTTAGCCTTCTCCTGTAGGAGCGCGCTTGCGCGCGATAACTCCCCAAGCTCACCGACAGCCCCCACCGCAACAACGCAAACCCCTTACACCCAGGACCAGGCCTGGCAAAAAGCCTCGGCAAAATTCGCACCCGCTCGCCAGGCCATCCTGGCCGGCGTGGCGGCAAAGGTCTCGGACGGCCCGTTCCGTCCCGACTGGGCCTCGCTCAAGGCCTACCAATCCCCCGCGTGGTACGACGATGCCAAGTTCGGCATCTTCATCCACTGGGGCGTTTACTCGGTACCGGCGTTCGGCAGCGAGTGGTACTCGCGCAACATGTACCAGCAGGGCACCAAAGAGTTTGCCCACCACGTGGCCACCTACGGGCCACAATCCCGTTTCGGCTACAAGGACTTCGTGCCGTTGTTCAAGGCCGAACACTTCGATGCCGATGCGTGGGCCACGTTGTTCCGCGAAGCCGGCGCGCGCTACGTGGTACCGGTGGCCGAGCACCACGATGGCTTCGCCATGTACGACTCGAAGCTTTCCGACTGGACCGCGGTGAAGAAGGGGCCAAAGCGCGATGTGATCGGCCTGCTGGCCAAGGCGATCCGTGGGCAGGGCATGCACTTCGGCATTTCCTCGCACCGCGCCGAGCACGACTGGTTCTTCGACGGCGGCCGCCACTTTGATTCCGATGTGAACGATCCGGCTAACGCCGAGCTGTACGGCCCCGCGGTCGATCACCTCAGCAAGCACGACGAGATCCTGGCCGACGACTGGACCTACGTCTCGCAGGCCTGGCTGGATGACTGGCTGGCGCGTACGGCCGAGATCATCGACGACTACCACCCGGACCTCATCTATTTCGACTGGTGGATCGGCCACCCGACCTTCCGCAACACTTTGCCGACCCTGCTTTCGTACTACTACAACGATGGCGCGAAGCGCGATGGCGTGGTGGTGAACTACAAGCTCGGCGACCTGCCCGAAGGCGCCGGCACGCTGGATATCGAGCGTGGGCAGCTCACCGGCATCCATGCGACCCATTGGCAGACCGACACCTCGATCAGCAACGACTCGTGGGGCTACGTCGAGCACGATACGTACAAGTCACCGACCTTCATCATCCACCTCCTGGCCGACGTGGTCAGCAAGAACGGTAACCTCATGCTCAACATCGGCCCGCGCGCCGACGGCACGATCCCGCAGGGCGCGCAGGATACCCTGCGCAGCATAGGCGCCTGGTTGAAGGTGAACGGTGAGGCGATCTACGCCAGCAAGCCGTGGCGCGTCTACGGCGAGGGCCCGACCGAAGTGGTGGGCGGGACGTTCCAGGATACGAAGACCAAGCCCTATACGGCCCAGGATTTCCGCTTCACCACCGGCAACGGCAAGCTCTACGCGATCGAGCTGGGCTGGCCCGCGAGCGGCAAGGTCAGTGTGCATGCGCTCAAGGCGGCCGACAAGGTGAACCGTGTCGAGCTGCTGGCCGATGGCCGCGACGTGCCGTTTACCCAGGATGCCAAGGGCCTCCACCTCACGCTTCCCACCCAACCCGTCGGCAGCGATGCGTATGTGTACCGCATCACGCTGGCGGCTCCGATCAAGGCTACCCCATGA
- a CDS encoding amidohydrolase family protein translates to MIIDAHRHYWDPARLAYAWLSDAPASLQRAFLPADLDAHGDACLLVQAAPSEEETRFLFELARTTPDVLGVVGWVDMEAADVEARLDRLIADGGGWLRGIRPMVQDLPDPHWLVSPALDRAFEHLRARGLVFDALVDGRHLRPLQARLAKHPGLRAVIDHAAKPEIDTGSFAEWASAIARLAQMPEVYCKFSGLATQTASGADPIALEPYVAHLFDAFGSSRLLWGSDWPVVTTAASYDAWKACAQLLVRRHAAGAEPAVLGGNATDVYSLDVRKVA, encoded by the coding sequence GTGATCATCGACGCGCACCGGCATTACTGGGATCCGGCGAGGCTTGCCTATGCGTGGCTCAGCGATGCGCCCGCGTCCTTACAGCGCGCGTTCCTGCCGGCTGATCTCGATGCACACGGCGATGCATGCCTGCTGGTACAGGCCGCACCGAGCGAAGAGGAAACCCGCTTTCTGTTTGAACTCGCCCGCACCACGCCAGATGTCCTCGGCGTGGTCGGTTGGGTGGACATGGAGGCGGCGGATGTCGAAGCGAGGCTCGACCGCCTGATCGCCGACGGTGGTGGATGGCTGCGTGGCATTCGGCCGATGGTGCAGGATCTGCCCGATCCCCACTGGCTGGTTTCGCCAGCTCTGGATCGTGCCTTCGAGCACCTGCGTGCGCGCGGCCTCGTCTTCGATGCCCTCGTCGATGGCCGCCATCTGCGCCCGCTGCAGGCGCGCCTGGCGAAACACCCAGGCCTGCGCGCGGTGATCGACCATGCGGCGAAACCCGAGATCGACACCGGCAGCTTCGCCGAGTGGGCCAGCGCGATCGCGCGGCTCGCGCAGATGCCCGAGGTGTACTGCAAGTTTTCCGGGCTGGCGACGCAGACAGCCAGTGGCGCGGATCCGATAGCGCTGGAGCCCTACGTCGCCCACCTCTTCGACGCCTTCGGCAGCTCGCGCCTGCTCTGGGGCAGCGACTGGCCGGTGGTAACGACTGCCGCGTCGTATGACGCGTGGAAGGCGTGCGCACAGCTTCTTGTACGGCGGCATGCCGCCGGGGCCGAGCCGGCCGTGTTGGGTGGCAACGCCACCGATGTGTATTCCCTTGATGTGAGGAAGGTTGCATGA
- a CDS encoding fumarylacetoacetate hydrolase family protein: MKLVRYGAPGQEKPGLVDSDGVLRDLSGVVAELSGEALGNASLRGLAAIDPSTLPRVDGTPRYGAPVAGIGKMICVGMNYADHAAETNAPVPEQPVLFMKATTAIGGPNDTVVIPRGSVKTDWEVELGVIIGEVTRDVSIDEALEHVAGYAVINDLSEREFQLEHGGQWVKGKSCDTFGPIGPWLVTRDEVADPQQLSLWLEVNGHRYQNGNTRTMVFGVAHLVSYISRYMTLMPGDVISTGTPAGVGLGLKPPTYLKPGDVIELGIEGLGQQRQDVVAHPGRAA, translated from the coding sequence ATGAAACTCGTTCGCTACGGTGCCCCGGGCCAGGAAAAGCCCGGCCTCGTCGACTCCGACGGTGTGCTACGTGATCTCTCCGGCGTCGTCGCCGAGCTGTCCGGCGAAGCGCTGGGCAATGCCTCGCTGCGCGGCCTCGCCGCGATCGACCCCTCTACCCTGCCCCGTGTCGACGGCACGCCGCGCTACGGCGCACCGGTGGCCGGCATCGGCAAGATGATCTGCGTCGGCATGAACTACGCCGACCACGCGGCCGAAACCAACGCGCCCGTCCCGGAACAGCCGGTGCTCTTCATGAAGGCCACCACCGCCATCGGAGGGCCGAATGACACGGTCGTCATCCCGCGCGGCTCGGTAAAGACCGACTGGGAAGTGGAGCTGGGCGTGATCATCGGCGAGGTCACCCGCGATGTATCGATCGACGAAGCGCTCGAGCATGTCGCCGGCTACGCCGTCATCAACGATCTTTCCGAGCGCGAGTTCCAGCTGGAACACGGCGGCCAATGGGTGAAGGGCAAGAGCTGCGACACCTTCGGTCCGATCGGCCCCTGGCTGGTCACCCGCGACGAGGTGGCCGATCCCCAGCAGCTTTCGCTGTGGCTCGAAGTGAACGGCCACCGTTACCAGAACGGCAACACGCGGACGATGGTGTTTGGCGTGGCCCACCTGGTGAGCTACATCAGCCGCTACATGACCCTGATGCCGGGCGACGTGATCAGCACCGGCACGCCCGCCGGCGTGGGCCTGGGCCTGAAGCCGCCGACCTATCTGAAACCTGGCGATGTGATTGAACTCGGTATTGAAGGCCTGGGCCAGCAACGCCAGGACGTCGTCGCGCACCCTGGGCGGGCCGCCTGA
- a CDS encoding SDR family oxidoreductase gives MTPSGSTGRLAGKRALVTAAGAGIGRATALAFAAEGAEVIATDIDAASLDEVVASFAALEVEGSRAKRAPTGGSVRGVRLDVTRPEEIASVVADAGAIDVLFNCAGFVHAGTLLDTDETAWRRSFSINVDSMFHTCRAVLPGMLERGAGSIVNMSSVASSIKGVPNRFAYGTTKAAVIGLTRSIAADYVARGVRCNAICPGTVKTPSLGDRVRALGGDEEAAWRGFAERQPMGRLGDPREIAALALYLASDESSFTTGTIHVVDGGWSN, from the coding sequence ATGACGCCATCGGGTTCGACGGGCCGTCTCGCGGGTAAGCGGGCGTTGGTAACCGCCGCGGGTGCGGGAATTGGCCGCGCGACGGCGCTGGCGTTTGCGGCCGAAGGCGCGGAGGTCATCGCTACCGATATTGATGCGGCTAGCCTTGATGAGGTGGTGGCATCGTTCGCGGCGCTGGAGGTTGAGGGTTCGCGCGCGAAGCGCGCTCCTACAGGGGGTTCGGTTCGGGGCGTCCGGCTTGACGTTACCCGCCCTGAGGAAATCGCCTCTGTCGTCGCGGATGCGGGGGCGATCGATGTCTTGTTCAACTGCGCGGGCTTCGTGCACGCGGGCACCTTGCTGGATACCGATGAGACCGCGTGGCGGCGTTCGTTTTCGATCAACGTCGACAGCATGTTCCACACGTGCCGCGCCGTGTTGCCGGGCATGCTCGAGCGCGGCGCGGGCAGCATCGTGAACATGTCCTCGGTGGCCTCGAGCATCAAGGGCGTGCCGAACCGGTTTGCCTACGGCACCACGAAAGCCGCCGTCATCGGTCTCACCCGCTCGATCGCGGCCGACTACGTGGCGCGCGGCGTGCGCTGCAACGCGATCTGCCCCGGCACGGTGAAGACACCCTCGCTGGGCGACCGCGTGCGCGCGTTGGGTGGCGATGAAGAAGCGGCCTGGCGTGGGTTCGCCGAACGCCAGCCGATGGGCCGGCTAGGCGATCCGCGCGAGATCGCCGCGCTCGCCCTCTATCTCGCCTCCGACGAATCCTCGTTTACCACTGGCACCATCCATGTCGTGGATGGTGGCTGGTCCAACTGA
- a CDS encoding L-fuconate dehydratase, which translates to MATITALDTYDVRFPTSRDHDGSDAMNPDPDYSAAYVVLRTDSADGLAGYGLVFTIGRGNDVQTAALAALAHMVVGRSVESIADDLGAFARELNSDSQLRWLGPEKGVMHMAIGAVINAAWDLAARRAGKPVWRFLADMTPEQLVAQIDFRYLTDALTPEQALAILREAEPHKQARIAQLETEGYPAYTTSPGWLGYTDEKMQRLARQAVADGFRTIKLKVGLRLDDDIRRCRLARETVGPDIAIAVDANQRWDVGTAIEWLKPLESVGLAWVEEPTSPDDVLGHAAIRRAVAPTPISTGEHGQNRVLFKQLFQAEAVDLIQIDAARVGGVNDNLAILLMAAKFGVRVFPHAGGVGLCELVQHLAMADFVAITGKKDDRAIEFVDHLHEHFVDPVRIERGHYLAPSAPGFSAEMHPASVQDHLFPGGIVWRELPLAAEG; encoded by the coding sequence ATGGCAACCATTACGGCGCTGGACACGTACGACGTGCGCTTCCCCACCTCGCGGGACCACGATGGCTCCGACGCGATGAACCCGGACCCCGATTACTCGGCGGCTTATGTCGTGCTACGCACCGATAGCGCGGACGGTCTCGCGGGCTACGGCCTCGTGTTCACGATCGGGCGCGGCAACGATGTGCAGACCGCGGCGCTCGCCGCACTCGCGCACATGGTCGTCGGGCGCTCGGTCGAAAGCATCGCGGACGATCTCGGTGCCTTCGCCCGCGAGCTCAACAGCGATTCGCAGCTGCGCTGGCTCGGGCCCGAGAAGGGCGTGATGCACATGGCGATCGGCGCGGTGATCAACGCGGCCTGGGATCTCGCCGCACGCCGTGCCGGCAAGCCGGTGTGGCGTTTCCTCGCCGACATGACGCCCGAACAGCTCGTGGCGCAGATCGATTTCCGCTACCTCACCGATGCGCTGACACCGGAGCAGGCGCTGGCGATCCTGCGCGAAGCCGAACCGCACAAGCAGGCTCGCATCGCGCAGCTCGAGACGGAAGGCTACCCGGCGTACACCACGTCGCCCGGCTGGCTCGGCTACACCGATGAAAAAATGCAACGCCTCGCGCGCCAGGCCGTCGCTGACGGCTTCCGCACGATCAAGCTGAAGGTGGGCCTGCGCCTCGACGACGACATCCGCCGCTGCCGCCTCGCCCGCGAGACGGTGGGTCCGGATATCGCGATCGCCGTGGATGCGAACCAGCGCTGGGACGTCGGCACCGCGATCGAATGGCTGAAGCCGCTGGAGAGCGTCGGCCTGGCCTGGGTGGAAGAACCCACCAGCCCCGATGACGTGCTCGGCCACGCGGCGATCCGCCGCGCGGTGGCGCCCACGCCGATTTCCACGGGCGAACACGGCCAGAACCGCGTGCTGTTCAAGCAGCTGTTCCAGGCCGAGGCCGTGGATTTGATCCAGATCGACGCCGCGCGCGTCGGTGGGGTGAACGATAACCTCGCCATCCTGCTGATGGCGGCAAAGTTCGGCGTGCGCGTGTTCCCGCACGCCGGCGGCGTGGGCCTGTGCGAGCTGGTGCAGCACCTCGCCATGGCGGATTTCGTGGCGATTACCGGCAAGAAGGACGACCGCGCCATCGAGTTTGTCGATCACCTGCACGAGCACTTCGTGGACCCGGTACGGATCGAGCGCGGTCATTACCTCGCCCCTTCAGCGCCAGGTTTCTCGGCGGAAATGCACCCGGCTTCGGTACAAGACCACCTGTTCCCCGGTGGTATCGTGTGGCGCGAGCTTCCGCTCGCCGCAGAGGGCTGA
- a CDS encoding aldo/keto reductase produces the protein MLPQNASQNPAPPPAWRQPVLSTLSPLAFGGAPLGNLYTEVSDAAAAAAIQRAWEGGIRHFDTAPYYGFGLSENRLGAALVNVSRASFTLSTKVGRLIEADAGRQGQADGFAVDGLRARFDYSRDGVRRSVEASLRRLGTDHIDILFLHDIGALTHGEQHPQILAQALDEALPEMARLRDEGLVGAIGLGVNEEAVCLEVMPRFSLDTIMLAGRYTLFEQEASREVMARAEAEGVAILVAGPYNSGLLGDPDRPGDTYNYAPASAAVRERAGRLYDTCHRSGADVGAAALQFPLAHPAVASVVCGLRSVAEVESALARQKAAVPANAWAALRAEGIIAAGVPTP, from the coding sequence ATGCTGCCCCAGAATGCGAGCCAGAATCCCGCCCCGCCGCCCGCCTGGAGGCAGCCGGTGCTTTCGACGCTCTCGCCCCTGGCCTTTGGTGGCGCCCCCCTGGGCAACCTCTATACGGAGGTGAGCGATGCCGCGGCCGCCGCAGCCATCCAGCGGGCCTGGGAAGGCGGTATCCGCCATTTCGATACCGCGCCCTATTACGGTTTCGGCCTGAGCGAGAATCGGCTGGGTGCAGCGCTGGTCAACGTCTCACGCGCCAGCTTCACGCTTTCCACGAAGGTCGGCCGGCTGATCGAGGCCGATGCCGGACGCCAGGGCCAGGCCGATGGCTTCGCCGTCGACGGCCTGCGCGCCCGCTTCGACTACAGCCGCGATGGTGTACGCCGCAGCGTGGAAGCGAGCCTGCGCCGTCTCGGTACGGACCATATCGACATCCTGTTCCTGCACGACATCGGCGCGCTCACCCACGGTGAGCAGCACCCGCAGATCCTGGCGCAGGCACTGGATGAAGCACTGCCCGAAATGGCGCGCCTGCGGGACGAAGGCCTGGTGGGTGCGATCGGCCTTGGTGTGAATGAAGAGGCCGTCTGCCTTGAGGTGATGCCACGCTTCTCGCTCGATACGATCATGCTGGCCGGCCGTTACACCCTGTTCGAGCAGGAGGCGAGCCGTGAGGTGATGGCGCGCGCCGAAGCCGAGGGTGTCGCGATCCTCGTCGCCGGCCCTTACAACTCAGGCTTGCTCGGCGACCCGGACCGCCCGGGCGACACCTATAACTACGCACCCGCCTCCGCCGCGGTGCGCGAGCGTGCCGGCCGTCTCTACGACACCTGCCATCGCAGCGGCGCCGACGTAGGGGCGGCAGCGTTGCAGTTCCCCCTCGCCCATCCCGCGGTCGCCAGCGTCGTCTGCGGCCTGCGCTCGGTCGCTGAAGTCGAATCGGCGCTGGCACGCCAGAAGGCGGCCGTTCCCGCCAACGCGTGGGCGGCGCTACGCGCGGAAGGCATCATCGCGGCCGGTGTGCCCACGCCGTGA
- a CDS encoding glycosyl hydrolase family 18 protein produces the protein MKRWLYPLFACLLWMPVAAFAKAPVALFYMLESQKSIASLEAHADKIDVLVPTWYAVDQHGLVSGGPDPYVLKIAKAHKLPVMPILSAGGDRERFHTLLGDEKAKKVMIESLIEQAKLHGFSGYQFDFENIAWTDRDALTLLTKQTYEALHKHGLQLTMAVVPNAPGYAGHGAFSKWMWEYWRGAYDLEALSKVLDLVCLMTYDQHTRWTTPGPVAGMPWVMEHLQYALKVVPKEKLSLGIGLYGYHWYAGNPVGADGKENSNISAAYIDADESFPLAKEVGATMQWDPVEHESFFWFYRDQMREWVFLPDARAFRDRYDVAKQYGLQGFCAWVLGAEDPKIWDELPDAVR, from the coding sequence ATGAAACGATGGCTTTACCCGCTGTTCGCCTGCCTGCTGTGGATGCCCGTGGCAGCGTTTGCCAAGGCTCCGGTGGCGCTCTTCTACATGCTGGAGTCGCAGAAATCGATCGCGTCGCTTGAAGCGCACGCCGACAAGATCGATGTGCTGGTACCCACGTGGTACGCCGTGGACCAGCATGGCCTCGTATCCGGCGGTCCCGATCCGTATGTGCTGAAGATCGCCAAGGCGCACAAGCTGCCGGTGATGCCGATCCTCTCTGCCGGCGGTGATCGCGAGCGTTTCCACACGCTGCTCGGCGACGAGAAAGCAAAGAAGGTGATGATCGAGAGCCTGATCGAACAGGCGAAACTGCATGGCTTCAGTGGCTATCAGTTCGATTTTGAGAACATCGCCTGGACGGACCGTGACGCGCTGACGCTCCTCACCAAACAGACCTACGAAGCGCTGCACAAGCACGGCCTGCAGCTGACGATGGCCGTGGTGCCTAACGCGCCGGGTTATGCCGGGCATGGCGCCTTCAGCAAATGGATGTGGGAGTACTGGCGCGGTGCCTACGATCTCGAGGCCTTGTCCAAGGTGCTCGACCTGGTCTGCCTGATGACCTACGACCAGCACACCCGCTGGACCACGCCGGGCCCGGTGGCGGGCATGCCGTGGGTCATGGAGCATCTGCAGTACGCCTTGAAGGTAGTGCCGAAGGAGAAGCTCTCGCTGGGCATCGGCCTGTACGGCTATCACTGGTACGCCGGTAACCCGGTGGGTGCCGATGGCAAGGAAAACTCGAATATCTCCGCCGCGTACATCGACGCCGATGAATCCTTCCCGCTGGCGAAGGAAGTGGGCGCCACGATGCAGTGGGATCCGGTGGAACACGAGTCGTTCTTCTGGTTCTACCGCGACCAGATGCGCGAATGGGTATTCCTGCCCGATGCGCGTGCCTTCCGCGACCGCTACGACGTGGCGAAGCAATACGGCCTGCAAGGCTTCTGCGCCTGGGTGCTGGGCGCGGAAGACCCGAAGATCTGGGACGAATTACCCGACGCCGTGCGCTAA